A portion of the Microbacterium hominis genome contains these proteins:
- a CDS encoding sugar phosphate isomerase/epimerase family protein gives MTSSTPTGPPRVKWSYMDHWRSQGPAGPIDQWQSRRAMTRFLRQVAAVGFDAIDTFDFRYWQILEQYGSVANYQEFVQEQGLERIVNTFHGVYYSPERYAPEVPATHDTILEDFKVTMDRWSGIQLDNIIVMPGSRFFDEVGVSDDGLKHAAEVWGKVGEITQQYGVNLTCHHEFYGGIRTRAQIDTFYDYADPAFVKFFVDTAQHCIADVDPVDVYEAHHKRVTGFHFKDTRTQDVNEDYRLWPDAELSAVTTEKWFYEMGTAEGLVDFEAMMRSVRDHGYSGWISVEHDKADKLGGDYAESTAIARWYAKNVLDGIYQEGAE, from the coding sequence ATGACGTCGTCCACGCCGACGGGCCCCCCGAGGGTCAAGTGGAGCTACATGGACCACTGGCGCAGCCAGGGGCCCGCCGGTCCCATCGATCAGTGGCAGTCGCGCCGCGCGATGACCCGATTCCTGAGGCAGGTCGCGGCCGTCGGATTCGACGCGATCGACACGTTCGACTTCCGGTACTGGCAGATCCTCGAGCAGTACGGCTCCGTCGCGAACTACCAGGAGTTCGTCCAGGAGCAGGGCCTCGAGCGCATCGTGAACACGTTCCACGGCGTGTACTACAGCCCCGAGCGCTATGCCCCCGAGGTCCCGGCGACGCATGACACGATCCTCGAGGACTTCAAGGTCACGATGGACCGGTGGTCCGGCATCCAGCTCGACAACATCATCGTGATGCCGGGTTCACGCTTCTTCGACGAGGTCGGAGTCAGCGACGACGGGCTCAAGCACGCCGCCGAGGTGTGGGGCAAGGTCGGCGAGATCACGCAGCAGTACGGCGTGAACCTGACCTGCCACCACGAGTTCTACGGCGGCATCCGCACCCGCGCGCAGATCGACACGTTCTACGACTATGCCGACCCGGCATTCGTGAAGTTCTTCGTCGACACCGCCCAGCACTGCATCGCGGATGTCGATCCGGTCGACGTGTACGAGGCGCACCACAAACGGGTGACGGGGTTCCACTTCAAGGACACGCGCACCCAGGACGTGAACGAGGACTACCGTCTCTGGCCGGATGCCGAGCTCTCGGCCGTCACCACCGAGAAGTGGTTCTACGAGATGGGCACGGCCGAGGGTCTCGTGGACTTCGAGGCGATGATGCGCTCCGTGCGCGATCACGGATACTCCGGCTGGATCAGCGTCGAGCACGACAAGGCCGACAAGCTGGGCGGTGACTACGCCGAGAGCACCGCGATCGCGCGCTGGTACGCGAAGAACGTGCTCGACGGCATCTACCAGGAGGGCGCGGAGTGA